In Luteitalea sp. TBR-22, one genomic interval encodes:
- a CDS encoding bifunctional transcriptional activator/DNA repair enzyme AdaA — protein MTGLAPADRPAPARIAADDLRRLAAHIDQVLAEGGRPSVASLAAAIGLPAGEFRRRLEATIGIGPRALLTGRQIAHLRERLLAGDEVTDALYAAGYGSSSRLYERGQAALGMTPGAYRRGGAGVAIGWTTVASPLGLLLVATTAHGVCAVYLGDDEATLRDALEAEFPRATLSRGVARQEWVEAAVAVASGQAGEDVPLDLQGTAFQQRVWRALRSIPRGQTRTYAELATMIGQPTAIRAAARACATNKVSLLVPCHRVVGSNASLTGYRWGMERKRRLIEMERQSSGGLP, from the coding sequence ATGACCGGACTGGCACCCGCCGACAGGCCCGCCCCTGCCCGTATCGCCGCCGACGACCTCCGCCGGCTGGCCGCGCACATCGACCAGGTCCTCGCCGAGGGCGGGCGCCCGTCGGTGGCATCGCTGGCCGCCGCCATCGGCCTGCCGGCCGGCGAGTTCCGTCGTCGGCTCGAGGCGACCATCGGCATCGGCCCGCGGGCGTTGCTCACGGGCCGCCAGATCGCGCACCTGCGCGAGCGACTGCTCGCTGGCGACGAGGTGACCGATGCCCTCTACGCCGCTGGCTACGGCTCCTCGTCGCGCCTCTACGAGCGCGGCCAGGCGGCGCTCGGCATGACGCCGGGGGCGTACCGACGGGGCGGGGCCGGCGTGGCCATCGGGTGGACGACCGTGGCCTCGCCGCTCGGACTCCTGCTGGTGGCGACGACGGCGCATGGCGTGTGCGCGGTGTACCTGGGCGACGACGAGGCAACGCTGCGCGACGCGCTCGAGGCCGAGTTCCCGCGCGCGACGCTGTCGCGCGGCGTGGCGCGGCAGGAATGGGTAGAGGCCGCCGTGGCGGTCGCGAGCGGGCAGGCGGGCGAGGACGTGCCGCTCGACCTGCAGGGCACCGCGTTCCAGCAACGGGTGTGGCGCGCCCTGCGCAGCATCCCGCGCGGACAGACCCGCACCTACGCGGAACTGGCCACGATGATCGGGCAGCCGACGGCCATCCGCGCCGCGGCCCGCGCCTGCGCCACCAACAAGGTGTCGCTCCTGGTCCCCTGCCACCGCGTGGTCGGCAGCAACGCTTCGTTGACGGGTTACCGGTGGGGCATGGAGCGGAAGCGGCGGCTGATCGAGATGGAACGGCAGTCGTCAGGCGGCTTGCCCTGA
- a CDS encoding response regulator: MWTGPPTLSPFVPVIEHLQEAACLETADGDVAVVNAAWLALFSSKGPALRERPAVDVWAPALAAFDEAAGLRDRLGTRRTARVASSHETLTTIDGRTLEWDHSPILTGTSLTAHLWRFRDATHQRRLEESVRQAQRLNTVGRLAGGIAHDFNNLLTAVVGYCDLLDTQFDNGDARRFDLHEIRNAAMRASSLTRQLLAFSRRQIMQPEIVDVGMMLGEMPKMLSRLMGEQVKVSITVPDEPAEVFADPGQVEQAIFSLAANARDAMPDGGTLGVDVRVGTLDGGRARALDMRAGPAVFVTVWDNGVGMDEATRASAFDPFFTTKPLAQGLGLPTVYGVVRQTGGAVTLESAPGEGTRVEIVLPRYADAGIAPVDATSTQAVAPVERAGPAVVLVVEDEASVLRLVRRVLEAEAMVVLSAQDAEEALLLADQHGGAIDLLLTDVVMPGMNGLELAQRVLPHRPGMRVLFMSGYADHAVVQRDIIDAGRPFLQKPFAPDRLLARVKEVLT, from the coding sequence ATGTGGACCGGACCTCCGACCCTCTCGCCGTTCGTCCCCGTCATCGAGCACCTGCAGGAGGCGGCGTGCCTCGAGACCGCCGACGGCGACGTGGCCGTGGTCAACGCGGCGTGGCTCGCGCTCTTCTCCTCGAAGGGCCCGGCACTGCGCGAGCGCCCGGCGGTCGACGTCTGGGCCCCGGCGCTGGCGGCCTTCGACGAGGCGGCTGGACTGCGAGACCGGCTCGGCACGCGCCGCACCGCCCGCGTCGCCAGCTCGCACGAGACGCTCACGACCATCGACGGCCGGACGCTCGAGTGGGACCACTCGCCGATCCTCACGGGCACCAGCCTCACGGCGCACCTCTGGCGCTTCCGCGATGCGACGCACCAGCGGCGCCTCGAGGAGTCGGTCCGGCAGGCGCAGCGGCTCAACACGGTGGGGCGGCTGGCTGGCGGCATCGCCCACGACTTCAACAACCTGCTCACCGCCGTCGTCGGCTACTGCGACCTGCTCGACACCCAGTTCGACAACGGCGACGCCCGCCGCTTCGACCTGCACGAGATCCGCAACGCGGCGATGCGCGCCTCGTCGCTGACCCGGCAACTGCTCGCCTTCAGCCGCCGGCAGATCATGCAGCCGGAGATCGTCGACGTCGGGATGATGCTCGGCGAGATGCCCAAGATGCTCTCGCGCCTGATGGGCGAGCAGGTCAAGGTGTCGATCACCGTGCCCGACGAGCCGGCGGAGGTCTTCGCCGACCCGGGACAGGTGGAGCAGGCGATCTTCAGCCTGGCGGCCAACGCGCGCGACGCGATGCCCGACGGCGGCACACTGGGCGTGGACGTGCGCGTCGGCACGCTCGACGGGGGGCGCGCCCGGGCGCTCGACATGCGCGCGGGACCGGCCGTCTTCGTGACGGTGTGGGACAACGGCGTCGGCATGGACGAGGCGACGCGAGCCAGTGCCTTCGATCCCTTCTTCACGACCAAGCCGCTGGCCCAGGGACTCGGCCTGCCCACCGTGTATGGCGTGGTGCGCCAGACGGGCGGCGCCGTGACGCTCGAGAGCGCGCCGGGCGAGGGCACGCGGGTCGAGATCGTGCTCCCGCGCTACGCCGACGCCGGCATCGCGCCGGTCGATGCCACCAGCACCCAGGCCGTGGCGCCGGTCGAGCGCGCCGGCCCGGCGGTGGTGCTCGTGGTGGAAGACGAGGCCTCGGTGCTGCGCCTGGTGCGGCGCGTCCTCGAGGCCGAAGCGATGGTGGTCCTGTCGGCGCAGGATGCCGAGGAGGCCCTGCTGCTGGCCGACCAGCACGGCGGCGCGATCGACCTGCTCCTGACCGACGTGGTGATGCCCGGCATGAACGGCCTCGAGCTGGCACAGCGGGTGCTGCCGCACCGGCCCGGCATGCGCGTGCTGTTCATGTCCGGCTACGCCGACCACGCGGTCGTGCAGCGCGACATCATCGACGCCGGCCGGCCGTTCCTGCAGAAGCCGTTCGCGCCGGACCGGCTGCTGGCGAGGGTGAAGGAAGTGCTCACGTAA
- a CDS encoding RidA family protein, producing the protein MEPFASVVSAAGLVHVSGVIARDRGPGADAGRQVADALDRLDEVLRGAGSALARTASLHVQLRDAADFAAMNRACADRFGDAPPARTTVVAPPEVADALVEVTAVAAAPGTAREVVHPAGWPASPNPYSHAIRCGDTLFLSGLVPRDVRTGVPVEGTVEAQFDVIADNATELLGAAGLSLADVVLARLFITDVSDFAAMNARYRARMPVPRPARATVVTGLMNPAYRVEMTLVAQAGRSVTGVATPVAADALLVPAIEAPPRVCLSGALGEDPRASLEAQTRSTMARLGNVLALSGLDWSHVVDMTLYVTEACDAAPARRVMREVMGRPLPAGATLVCGLVVPDASVEIQATAVRP; encoded by the coding sequence ATGGAACCCTTCGCCTCGGTCGTCTCCGCCGCCGGCCTCGTGCACGTCTCGGGAGTGATCGCTCGTGATCGCGGGCCGGGCGCCGACGCCGGACGACAGGTCGCCGACGCGCTCGACAGGCTCGACGAGGTGCTGCGCGGCGCCGGCAGCGCGCTCGCCCGGACGGCATCGCTGCACGTGCAACTGCGCGATGCCGCCGATTTCGCCGCGATGAACCGCGCCTGTGCCGACCGGTTCGGCGACGCGCCGCCGGCCCGGACGACAGTGGTCGCGCCACCCGAGGTCGCGGACGCCCTGGTCGAGGTCACGGCGGTGGCGGCGGCGCCGGGCACGGCCCGCGAGGTGGTCCACCCGGCCGGCTGGCCTGCGTCGCCCAACCCCTACAGTCACGCCATCAGATGCGGCGACACCCTGTTCCTGTCGGGCCTGGTGCCCCGCGACGTCCGCACCGGCGTGCCCGTCGAGGGGACCGTCGAGGCGCAGTTCGACGTGATTGCCGACAACGCCACCGAACTGCTCGGCGCGGCGGGACTGAGCCTGGCCGACGTCGTGCTGGCGCGGCTGTTCATCACCGACGTCTCCGACTTCGCGGCGATGAACGCGCGCTATCGGGCGCGGATGCCGGTGCCGCGTCCGGCGCGCGCCACGGTGGTGACCGGGCTGATGAATCCCGCTTACCGCGTCGAGATGACGCTGGTGGCACAGGCCGGCCGGTCGGTGACCGGCGTGGCGACGCCGGTGGCCGCCGACGCGCTGCTGGTGCCGGCCATCGAGGCGCCGCCGCGCGTGTGCCTCTCGGGCGCACTGGGTGAGGATCCGCGCGCGAGCCTCGAGGCACAGACGCGCAGCACCATGGCGCGACTCGGCAACGTGTTGGCGCTGAGTGGCCTGGACTGGTCGCATGTCGTCGACATGACCCTGTACGTGACCGAGGCGTGCGACGCCGCCCCGGCGCGCCGGGTGATGCGCGAGGTGATGGGGAGGCCGCTTCCGGCAGGCGCGACGCTGGTGTGCGGCCTGGTGGTGCCGGACGCGTCCGTGGAGATCCAGGCGACCGCCGTGAGGCCGTGA
- a CDS encoding peptidylprolyl isomerase produces the protein MTLQPGLYAHVTTSEGAFTVRLFEEEAPKTVANFAGLAEGSIEWQDPVTRQPIRKPFYDGLIFHRVIDGFVIQGGCPLGNGMGGPGYKFGDEFHPARRHSKAGILSMANAGPGTNGSQFFITLGPTPHLDDRHSVFGEVIAGMDVVSRIGHVPTGRGDRPVKDVVIESIKIERV, from the coding sequence ATGACCTTACAACCCGGGCTCTACGCCCACGTCACCACCTCCGAGGGCGCGTTCACGGTCAGGCTGTTCGAGGAGGAGGCGCCCAAGACGGTCGCCAACTTCGCCGGCCTGGCCGAGGGCAGCATCGAGTGGCAGGATCCGGTGACCCGTCAACCCATCCGCAAGCCGTTCTACGACGGCCTGATCTTCCACCGGGTGATCGACGGGTTCGTGATCCAGGGCGGCTGCCCGCTGGGCAACGGCATGGGCGGACCCGGCTACAAGTTCGGCGACGAGTTCCACCCCGCACGCCGGCACAGCAAGGCCGGCATCCTGTCGATGGCCAACGCCGGCCCGGGCACCAACGGCAGCCAGTTCTTCATCACGCTCGGCCCGACCCCGCACCTCGACGACCGCCACTCGGTGTTCGGTGAGGTCATCGCCGGCATGGACGTCGTGTCGCGCATCGGCCACGTCCCGACGGGCCGCGGCGACCGCCCGGTGAAGGACGTCGTGATCGAGTCGATCAAGATCGAGCGCGTCTAG